CGGCACTTAAAACGCCTTCTTTTCCATTCTTGAATTTTGGAGAAATGGCATAAAAATAATTAGTCCCATTAGACACATTAGCATCAATGTAAGTATTCCCTTGGATATTTTGATAAAAGTGGTTATTGCTCATGTTGACCGGAGATGTAGTTGATCGATACAGATTGTAAGATTTGAGCTTGTTATTAAGTTCATTGGCCCAATTCAAATTTACTTGTCCATTTCCAGCTTCTGCCTCGAAGTCCCGAGGTCCTGATATTCTAAAAGTGATAGCCTTAAAGCTCCGTTTGCCGGCTGCGTAAGTGAGGTCATTAAGGATTGCTAGTCTATCTTGATCCTTGATTTCAATATTCAGCGGTTTGATCACAGACTTTGAGCCATTCGATGCTTTTGGACTCAGCATTTCACCTAAATCAGGAAGTGATGGCACAATGGATGAAGCTCTGCTTTTTCGCCATACCTCCAGGCGTCCACTGGTATCTTGTACCGTAACACTCACGAGTTCCAATGACTCACCTCGGCCTAAGCTCAGGCCACTGAAGTCGAACTCAAACAAAAGTGCGTCCTTGTTATCGATAAGGACATCCGTTTTTTTGCTAGAGGTAACTCCCCAACCATCGCCATTTTTAGCAAGTTCAGAGCCGGCCCCCGGAGCAAATTTCCAGTCCCAGGCGTTGACAGTGGCTTTAGTGCCTTCTTCGCCAATAGCTGTTATCCTCATCGTGAAGCTGCCTGTCGTTTCGACATTGCCGAATGATCCACTGATTCCGAGCCCAGAAATACCCGAAATAGTGGCAGTATCATTTTGAACATCGTGAACAACATCGACAGATGTCAAGCCCGTGGGGCTATCCGAGGTGGTGTAGTCTATGGTTATTTGGCCCCAACAAGCCGCAGTAATAGTCCAATGGATCGCCAATAGTGATCGCAGTAGATGTTTGTTTGCAGTCAACATAGTATTACTAATACAATAATTTACTATTTAAGCAATAAAGAAGTGATAGTAAATATGTCAATTATGGTTCGAGATCGAAAGGGTGAAAATCATATTAGCTTCATCCCACTCAGAAACTTATGTTATAGAAAATTCTCTTATTTTAAAGTCTAAATTTGATTAAAATTTGCCAAAGCTGCGATGAGCTCAAAGAGTGAGATTTTTGGCGCTAATTTGAAGGATATCAGATAGTTTATTATCCATATTATCTACTTTATAGTGAAGTTAGCTTTCTTTAATAGCGCATTATTGTTATGGGGTCTCAAAAAGCGCTTCTTGAAGCACGCACCTGTTTTAAGCAAAGATGATTTGAAAAATGGGTGGACGGATAAAGCAGGAGGCTATAGCTCCTTTACTTTAATATTTCGAAAATGGATAAGGCCGGTTTTTCCCTTATGGAGTTGCAGGGCAAAGTAGCCTTTGGTGAAATCCTTATTGGTATAGTGGGCGGCAGGTATACCATTCACCCATGTTTTGACAGTTTCGCCTTTAGCAAACAGGGTAATTCTATTCCACTCTGAGTAGTTTATAGCACCGCGTGCTTTTTCATGGGACTTGAACCAAAGAGGATAAATAAAGCCTCCAATGCCTTGAGCATAAATTCCGCCTGACCAGCCACGTTTTCTTTTTGCTTCCTCGAGTTCAATCTGCGGTCCAACAACTTTATCTTTGCCTTGCACCTTAGATCGAAATTGTATGCCGGAATTTCCGTCTTCTAGCCA
The DNA window shown above is from Verrucomicrobiota bacterium and carries:
- a CDS encoding DUF1080 domain-containing protein, whose translation is MKATLFIVIANFMLSTAFGVENQENTVDPKFKKFISKYAETPYAPVPEKMLLNMDPEPDLSSGFTELYNRENLDNWIQRGADNMYEAKGEVIVGTYRPPNANSYLCTSRDDFQDFIFTLEVKWLEDGNSGIQFRSKVQGKDKVVGPQIELEEAKRKRGWSGGIYAQGIGGFIYPLWFKSHEKARGAINYSEWNRITLFAKGETVKTWVNGIPAAHYTNKDFTKGYFALQLHKGKTGLIHFRNIKVKEL